The Amycolatopsis sp. DG1A-15b genome window below encodes:
- a CDS encoding NAD(P)H-binding protein, producing the protein MAKLVVFGATGYAGGRIGAEALRRGHEVVGVARNAGPVPEGVDERQGSLHDEEFVAGLAKDADVIVVATPAREIDGKKLIDAVPALARIASENGVRLSFVGGAASLHVAEGGPRLFDTPEFPAEYKDEAGSHAEVLGLLREQPESLDWFYVSPAAEFGAWTPGERKGEFRIGGDVLLTDENGKSHIGGDDFAIAYVDEIEQPKHRRARFTVAY; encoded by the coding sequence ATGGCCAAGCTGGTGGTTTTCGGGGCGACGGGGTACGCCGGGGGCAGGATCGGCGCCGAAGCGCTGCGTCGGGGCCACGAGGTCGTCGGGGTGGCGCGCAACGCCGGCCCGGTGCCCGAGGGTGTCGACGAGCGGCAGGGCTCGCTGCACGACGAGGAGTTCGTGGCGGGCTTGGCGAAGGACGCCGACGTCATCGTGGTGGCCACCCCGGCCCGCGAGATCGACGGCAAGAAGCTGATCGACGCGGTGCCGGCCCTGGCGCGGATCGCGAGCGAGAACGGCGTCCGGCTGTCGTTCGTCGGCGGCGCGGCGAGCCTGCACGTGGCCGAGGGCGGCCCGCGGCTGTTCGACACCCCGGAGTTCCCGGCCGAGTACAAGGACGAGGCCGGCAGCCACGCCGAGGTCCTCGGCCTGCTGCGCGAGCAGCCCGAGAGCCTCGACTGGTTCTACGTCAGCCCCGCGGCCGAGTTCGGTGCGTGGACTCCCGGGGAGCGCAAGGGCGAGTTCCGCATCGGTGGCGACGTCCTGCTGACCGACGAGAACGGCAAGTCCCACATCGGCGGCGACGACTTCGCGATCGCCTACGTCGACGAGATCGAGCAGCCGAAGCACCGCCGCGCGCGCTTCACCGTCGCTTACTGA
- a CDS encoding 50S ribosomal protein L25/general stress protein Ctc, giving the protein MSEVRLSVEPRTEFGKGAARRTRRAGKIPAVLYGHGSDPRHFALPAIEFARVVRENGSNAVITLDLEGAVELALTKTIVVHPLKNYIEHVDLLVVKRGEKIVVDVPVVVTGNPGPGGLVNQDVDTLQVEVEALHIPEQFEVSIEGLEIGSQVLAGQVELPQGATLVTDPESLVVAVNEPQREEAGDEAEAGEESAEAAE; this is encoded by the coding sequence GTGTCCGAGGTACGTCTGTCCGTCGAGCCGCGCACCGAGTTCGGCAAGGGCGCCGCGCGCCGCACGCGTCGCGCCGGCAAGATCCCCGCCGTCCTCTACGGCCACGGGTCGGACCCGCGGCACTTCGCGCTGCCGGCGATCGAGTTCGCCCGCGTCGTCCGCGAGAACGGCTCGAACGCCGTCATCACGCTGGACCTGGAGGGCGCGGTCGAGCTGGCGCTGACCAAGACCATCGTGGTCCACCCGCTGAAGAACTACATCGAGCACGTCGACCTGCTGGTCGTGAAGCGCGGCGAGAAGATCGTCGTCGACGTCCCCGTCGTCGTGACCGGCAACCCCGGCCCGGGCGGCCTGGTCAACCAGGACGTCGACACCCTGCAGGTCGAGGTCGAGGCGCTGCACATCCCGGAGCAGTTCGAGGTCTCGATCGAGGGCCTCGAGATCGGTTCCCAGGTGCTGGCCGGCCAGGTCGAGCTGCCCCAGGGCGCGACCCTGGTCACCGACCCGGAGTCGCTCGTCGTGGCCGTCAACGAGCCGCAGCGTGAAGAGGCCGGCGACGAAGCCGAAGCGGGCGAAGAGTCGGCCGAAGCCGCCGAATAA
- the pth gene encoding aminoacyl-tRNA hydrolase, with product MTEDLPGAGELILLAGLGNPGPQYAGNRHNVGFMVLDELAARIGGKFKTHKTGGEVLEGRLAGRRVVLVKPRSYMNLSGGPVAGAARFYKVEPSGIVVVHDELDVDFGALKLKLGGGDNGHNGLRSITKSLGTRDYYRVRFGIGRPPGRQDPADFVLKDFSTVERKELPLEVDRCADATEALIGTGLAAAQNSFHAG from the coding sequence ATGACCGAAGACCTGCCTGGGGCCGGCGAGCTGATCCTGCTCGCCGGCCTCGGCAATCCCGGACCCCAGTACGCCGGAAACCGGCACAACGTCGGGTTCATGGTGCTGGACGAGCTGGCCGCCCGCATCGGCGGCAAGTTCAAGACGCACAAGACCGGCGGCGAAGTGCTCGAGGGCCGGCTGGCCGGCCGCCGCGTGGTGCTCGTGAAGCCCCGCTCGTACATGAACCTCTCCGGCGGTCCGGTGGCCGGCGCGGCGCGGTTCTACAAGGTCGAGCCGTCCGGCATCGTCGTGGTGCACGACGAGCTCGACGTCGACTTCGGCGCGCTGAAGCTGAAGCTCGGCGGCGGCGACAACGGCCACAACGGACTCCGCTCGATCACGAAGTCGCTGGGCACCCGCGACTACTACCGGGTGCGGTTCGGCATCGGCCGCCCGCCCGGCCGCCAGGACCCGGCGGACTTCGTGCTGAAGGACTTTTCGACGGTCGAGCGCAAGGAACTCCCGTTGGAGGTGGACCGGTGCGCGGACGCGACCGAAGCGCTGATCGGCACCGGCCTCGCGGCCGCGCAGAACTCCTTCCACGCGGGCTGA